One genomic segment of Gopherus flavomarginatus isolate rGopFla2 chromosome 11, rGopFla2.mat.asm, whole genome shotgun sequence includes these proteins:
- the LOC127031839 gene encoding olfactory receptor 6F1-like, translating into MAGTDIRNQTSVQEFILLGFPGTWYFQIFLTVVFSVMYFLTIIGNMSIITLVRTHPRLHTPMYFFLCNLSFLEIWYTTACVPKAIGIMLGTSQTISFTVCLLQLFFLLSMGSTECFLLAVMAYDRYLAICHPLHYRSLMNRTFSVHLALLSWLCGFLAISVLATLISRLSFCGPKVINHFLCDIDALIALSCTDTCFVELATFIVSIIVVVISCVITLVSYIHIISTILRIPSSEGRQKAFSTCSAHLTVVTIWYSSTIFLYVKPSAQNSLDLNKTINIFNTVVTPLLNPFIYTLRNKEVKEAMRKALRRMLSGFEKPWI; encoded by the coding sequence ATGGCTGGGACAGATATAAGAAACCAAACCAGCGTGCAGGAGTTCATTCTCCTGGGCTTTCCTGGCACTTGGTATTTTCAGATATTCCTTACTGTGGTGTTTTCAGTTATGTACTTCCTAACCATCATAGGGAATATGTCCATCATAACCCTAGTGAGGACCCACCCACGCCTGCACactcccatgtatttcttcctctgcaatctCTCCTTCCTGGAGATCTGGTACACCACAGCATGTGTCCCCAAGGCCATTGGCATCATGCTGGGCACAAGCCAAACCATTTCATTCACTGTCTGCCTCCTGCAAttgttttttctcctctccaTGGGCTCCACAGAATGTTTCCTCCTGGCCGTCATGGCCTATGACCGCTATCTGGCCATATGCCACCCATTGCACTACAGATCCCTCATGAACAGAACTTTCTCTGTTCATCTGGCCCTCCTCTCTTGGCTGTGTGGGTTCCTGGCTATCTCTGTGCTGGCAACTTTAATATCCAGATTGTCCTTCTGTGGCCCTAAAGTCATAAATCATTTCCTTTGTGACATTGATGCCTTGATAGCACTGTCCTGCACAGACACATGCTTTGTTGAGCTTGCAACGTTCATTGTCTCAATCATTGTTGTTGTGATCTCATGCGTGATAACCCTGGTCTCCTACATTCACATCATCTCCACCATCTTGAGAATCCCATCATCTGAAGGCCGGCAAAAGGCCTTCTCCACTTGCTCTGCCCACCTCACCGTTGTGACTATTTGGTACAGCTCCACCATTTTTCTGTATGTCAAGCCTTCTGCACAGAACTCATTGGATTTGAACAAAACAATCAACATCTTTAACACTGTTGTAACCCCACTATTAAACCCTTTCATTTACACTTTAAGAAACAAAGAGGTGAAGGAAGCAATGCGAAAGGCATTAAGAAGGATGCTAAGTGGTTTTGAAAAACCATGGATTTAG
- the LOC127031838 gene encoding olfactory receptor 6F1-like yields MALAVLFSVMYFPTILGNVSITALVRTHPRLHTPMYFFLCNLSFLEIWYTTACVPKAIGVMLGTSQTISFTVCLLQLFFLLSMGSTECFLLAVMAYDRYLAICHPLHYSSLMNTTFSAQLVLASWLCGFLAISVLMSLISRLPFCGPNVINHFICDIDSWIALSCADMRLVELATFIDSFIVVMVSCAITLVSYIFIISTILRIPAAQGWQKAFSTCSAHLTIVTIWYGSAIFLFLMPSAQNSMNLNKIVNIFNTIVTPLLNPFIYTLRNKEVKEALGKTVSEILSGFRKVEISSK; encoded by the coding sequence ATGGCCCTTGCTGTGCTGTTTTCTGTGATGTACTTCCCAACGATCCTAGGGAATGTGTCCATCACAGCCCTAGTGAGGACCCACCCACGCCTGCACACTCCTATGTACTTCTTCCTCTGCAATCTCTCTTTCCTAGAGATCTGGTACACCACAGCATGTGTCCCCAAGGCCATTGGCGTCATGCTGGGCACAAGCCAAACCATCTCTTTCACTGTCTGCCTCCTGCAAttgttttttctcctctccaTGGGCTCCACAGAATGTTTCCTCCTGGCCGTCATGGCCTATGACCGCTATCTGGCCATATGCCACCCATTGCACTACAGCTCCCTCATGAACACAACTTTCTCTGCTCAGCTGGTCCTCGCCTCTTGGCTGTGTGGGTTCCTGGCTATCTCTGTGCTCATGTCTCTAATATCCAGGTTGCCTTTCTGTGGCCCAAATGTCATCAATCATTTTATTTGTGACATAGATTCCTGGATAGCCCTTTCCTGTGCTGATATGCGCCTTGTTGAGCTGGCAACATTCATCGACTCATTCATTGTTGTCATGGTCTCATGTGCAATAACCCTGGTCTCCTACATTTTCATTATCTCCACCATCTTGAGAATCCCTGCAGCCCAAGGCtggcaaaaggccttttccacttgCTCGGCCCATCTCACCATCGTGACTATCTGGTATGGCTctgccatttttctttttctcatgcCATCTGCACAGAACTCAATGAATTTGAACAAAATTGTCAACATCTTTAACACTATCGTAACTCCACTATTAAACCCTTTCATTTACACTCTGAGAAACAAGGAGGTGAAGGAAGCCTTGGGAAAGACAGTCAGTGAAATATTAAGTGGTTTTAGAAAAGTAGAAATTTCATCAAAATGA